One genomic region from Danio aesculapii chromosome 24, fDanAes4.1, whole genome shotgun sequence encodes:
- the LOC130218593 gene encoding uncharacterized protein LOC130218593 isoform X1, whose product MSLACLSLSAGEASMEALELELEAVESQIRSLETKREGIRALLLTRTRSSEVSVRYNDNLPVSSTPRVSLSRPSAPRTRCTQASFTPTPGYHGPWVQPRKVLARSRGRTSPPPVFEIPTENRFAPLRETGRDVAIIGDSIVRHVRSTSSKGNKVRTFCFPGARVKNISAQIPTILSAAESLGAAVLHVGTNDTGLRQTEILKKDFRSLIETVRRTSPATQIIVSGPLPTYRRGNERFSRLFALNEWLLTWCEEQKLLFANNWNLFWERPRLFRADGLHPSRAGAELLSDNITRILRSI is encoded by the coding sequence atgtcgcttgcgtgtctgtccttgagtgcaggagaggcatcgatggaggcgctggagctggagctggaagcggtggagtcccagattcgctcgctggagacgaagcgagagggcatcagggctctgctcttaacccgtactcgctcgtctgaggtaagtgtccgatacaacgacaatctcccagtttcttcaaccccgcgtgtttctctgtccaggcccagcgcaccgaggacgcggtgcacccaggcgtcgttcacgccgactcccggctaccacggcccctgggtgcaaccgcgtaaggtgcttgccaggtcccggggcagaacgtctcctcctccggtgttcgagatccccacggagaaccgcttcgcccctctccgcgagacgggtcgcgatgttgccatcattggcgactcaatcgtccgccacgtccgctccacttcctccaaaggtaacaaagtacgcactttctgcttccctggtgcccgagttaagaatatttctgcacagatacctactatcctgagcgctgccgagagcctcggtgccgccgtcctccacgtggggacgaacgacaccgggctccggcagacggagatcctgaagaaggacttcaggagcctgatcgagacggttcgacgcacttcgcccgccacgcagatcatcgtttctggaccgcttcctacctaccgccgaggaaatgaaaggttcagtagactttttgctctgaatgaatggctattaacatggtgtgaagaacagaaattgctctttgccaataactggaatcttttctgggagcgtcctaggcttttccgcgctgacgggctgcaccccagtcgagctggagctgaactcctgtcggacaacatcaccagaatacttcgctctatctga
- the LOC130218593 gene encoding uncharacterized protein LOC130218593 isoform X2, whose translation MSLACLSLSAGEASMEALELELEAVESQIRSLETKREGIRALLLTRTRSSEVSVRYNDNLPVSSTPRVSLSRPSAPRTRCTQASFTPTPGYHGPWVQPRKVLARSRGRTSPPPVFEIPTENRFAPLRETGRDVAIIGDSIVRHVRSTSSKGNKVRTFCFPGARVKNISAQIPTILSAAESLGAAVLHVGTNDTGLRQTEILKKDFRSLIETVRRTSPATQIIVSGPLPTYRRGNERLFRADGLHPSRAGAELLSDNITRILRSI comes from the exons atgtcgcttgcgtgtctgtccttgagtgcaggagaggcatcgatggaggcgctggagctggagctggaagcggtggagtcccagattcgctcgctggagacgaagcgagagggcatcagggctctgctcttaacccgtactcgctcgtctgaggtaagtgtccgatacaacgacaatctcccagtttcttcaaccccgcgtgtttctctgtccaggcccagcgcaccgaggacgcggtgcacccaggcgtcgttcacgccgactcccggctaccacggcccctgggtgcaaccgcgtaaggtgcttgccaggtcccggggcagaacgtctcctcctccggtgttcgagatccccacggagaaccgcttcgcccctctccgcgagacgggtcgcgatgttgccatcattggcgactcaatcgtccgccacgtccgctccacttcctccaaaggtaacaaagtacgcactttctgcttccctggtgcccgagttaagaatatttctgcacagatacctactatcctgagcgctgccgagagcctcggtgccgccgtcctccacgtggggacgaacgacaccgggctccggcagacggagatcctgaagaaggacttcaggagcctgatcgagacggttcgacgcacttcgcccgccacgcagatcatcgtttctggaccgcttcctacctaccgccgaggaaatgaaag gcttttccgcgctgacgggctgcaccccagtcgagctggagctgaactcctgtcggacaacatcaccagaatacttcgctctatctga